One part of the Haliotis asinina isolate JCU_RB_2024 chromosome 2, JCU_Hal_asi_v2, whole genome shotgun sequence genome encodes these proteins:
- the LOC137271786 gene encoding uncharacterized protein F54H12.2-like, which translates to MTKTLLNYGADAKSSQMTSQLFYKDEGEDNDAIETTDCVTGSNYGLIARGTYIKKSNELTMSGPLYEDVFSMKRHLINGVDLTLKLNRSSPTFCLMSGKANQEYTIELLDVYLQVCKLKVNPALILAHNTLFQNNSNALYSFTKSEVKVNSIPVSQLTHTIDNVSNPIANHYIIAFVESKSLDGSYDKNPFNFQSSMLKTVSLYVNGVSVPGHPTRADDVNSYVNMFDGMGFWRENRRNFISRGEILLGNAVFEVCGESEYINLVKTGNVRLEIEFKAALTKTLSCIILSERNSIIEIDQARNVFIK; encoded by the coding sequence ATGACGAAGACCTTGCTAAACTATGGAGCTGATGCGAAAAGCTCTCAAATGACATCGCAGCTGTTTTACAAAGATGAGGGTGAAGATAATGATGCCATTGAAACAACTGATTGTGTCACTGGATCCAATTACGGTTTGATTGCACGTGGTACCTACATCAAGAAGAGCAATGAACTGACCATGTCTGGACCTTTGTATGAAGATGTGTTTAGCATGAAAAGACATTTAATCAATGGAGTAGATCTGACTTTGAAATTGAACAGATCATCACCTACTTTCTGTTTGATGAGCGGTAAAGCCAACCAAGAGTATACCATTGAGCTACTCGATGTTTATCTTCAAGTATGCAAACTCAAAGTCAACCCGGCGCTGATTCTAGCTCACAACACCCTGTTCCAAAATAACTCCAATGCACTCTactctttcaccaagtctgaggtcaaggtcaacagcaTCCCTGTTTCTCAACTGACGCATACCATTGATAATGTGTCCAACCCCATTGCTAATCATTACATCATCGCCTTTGTGGAAAGCAAGAGTTTGGATGGGTCATATGACAAGAATCCTTTCAACTTTCAATCCAGCATGCTCAAAACTGTCAGTCTCTATGTGAATGGTGTCAGTGTACCTGGACATCCAACTCGAGCTGATGATGTGAACAGCTacgtaaacatgtttgatggcaTGGGGTTTTGGAGAGAAAATCGAAGAAATTTCATATCCAGGGGAGAAATTTTGTTAGGAAATGCAGTGTTTGAGGTGTGTGGAGAATCCGAGTACATCAATCTGGTGAAGACTGGAAATGTGCGGTTGGAAATCGAGTTCAAAGCTGCACTAACCAAAACGCTGAGCTGCATCATTCTCAGTGAAAGAAACTCCATCATCGAAATCGATCAAGCGCGAAACGTCTTCATCAAGTAA